One segment of Pasteurella skyensis DNA contains the following:
- a CDS encoding AI-2E family transporter has translation MFNMLQNWCRKKFSDPQTIVLLGILFIGFGIIYFCGDLLMPLLVAIVFAYLLEWPIHFCVQHIKLPRIISLMVVLGSFISLSIFLFMVLLPSLWNQATTFLKDLPSMLNSLNKWLQTLPELYPDLISYSLLDSLMGSLQNKILGFGDSLLTLSLNSIVSIVGIGIYSFLVPLMVFFLLKDKSLFLQSFIRFIPREHHLASRVWKEMQLQIANYIRGKFLEILIVGFVTYAILLVFGLRYPLLLSVAAGLSVLVPYIGAVLVTIPIALVALFQFGLSPDFYYLLLAFAISQLLDGNLVVPFLFSEAVNLHPLTIIISVIIFGGLWGLWGVFFAIPLATLIKAVINALPAVE, from the coding sequence ATGTTTAATATGTTACAAAATTGGTGTAGAAAGAAATTTTCTGATCCTCAAACAATCGTATTACTGGGTATTCTATTTATTGGTTTTGGCATTATCTATTTTTGTGGTGATTTGCTAATGCCATTATTAGTCGCGATTGTCTTTGCGTACTTACTCGAATGGCCTATCCACTTTTGTGTGCAACATATTAAATTACCTCGTATTATCAGTTTAATGGTAGTATTGGGTAGCTTTATTTCTTTATCTATTTTCCTCTTTATGGTGTTACTGCCAAGTCTTTGGAATCAGGCAACAACATTCTTAAAAGACTTGCCATCAATGCTAAACTCTTTGAATAAATGGCTACAAACCTTACCAGAGCTTTATCCTGATTTGATTAGTTATTCTTTGCTTGACTCTTTAATGGGTTCTTTACAAAACAAAATTTTAGGATTCGGCGATTCTTTACTGACTTTATCATTAAATTCTATTGTCAGTATTGTGGGTATTGGTATTTACTCTTTTTTAGTGCCATTAATGGTCTTTTTCTTACTCAAAGATAAAAGCCTTTTTCTACAATCTTTTATTCGCTTTATACCCAGAGAACACCATTTAGCCTCTCGTGTTTGGAAAGAAATGCAGTTACAAATTGCGAACTATATTCGAGGCAAGTTTCTCGAAATTTTAATTGTAGGTTTTGTTACCTATGCAATTCTACTGGTATTTGGATTACGTTATCCCCTATTACTTTCCGTCGCAGCAGGACTATCAGTACTCGTTCCTTACATTGGTGCCGTATTGGTTACAATTCCTATTGCACTAGTAGCATTGTTCCAATTTGGCTTATCTCCAGATTTCTATTATCTGCTACTCGCCTTTGCAATAAGTCAATTACTTGATGGTAACCTTGTTGTTCCTTTTTTATTTTCAGAAGCCGTTAACCTACACCCTTTAACCATTATTATTTCTGTAATTATTTTTGGAGGATTATGGGGATTATGGGGCGTCTTCTTCGCCATTCCTCTAGCAACGTTGATAAAAGCGGTTATTAACGCTTTACCTGCAGTTGAATAA
- the queA gene encoding tRNA preQ1(34) S-adenosylmethionine ribosyltransferase-isomerase QueA, which yields MLLSDFHFDLPNELIARYPTKQRTASRLLYVNGETGQYSDQQFIDILDHINEGDLLIFNNTRVIPARLYGKKLSGGKLEVLVERVLDEHRCLAHIRCSKAPKEGSTIILGEDKLGEGKGFNATMVARHDTLFELRFEEVQPLFELLDRAGHMPLPPYIDRPDEETDQERYQTVYSKELGAVAAPTAGLHFDDELLTKLTQKGVQTAFVTLHVGAGTFQPVRVETIEDHKMHVEYAEVSQEVVDKILKTKANGKRVIAVGTTSVRSIESAAQQAEKSNQLIESFFSDTSIFIYPGKTFRVIDALLTNFHLPESTLIMLVSAFAGYSNCMQAYQHAVVQQYRFFSYGDAMFIDKNPNAINDVP from the coding sequence GTGTTACTTTCGGATTTTCATTTTGATTTACCTAACGAATTAATTGCTCGTTACCCAACTAAACAGCGTACAGCAAGCCGTTTACTCTATGTTAATGGTGAAACTGGTCAATATTCAGATCAGCAATTTATTGATATTTTAGATCATATCAATGAAGGAGATTTATTGATATTTAATAATACTCGTGTTATCCCTGCTCGTTTATATGGTAAAAAATTAAGTGGTGGTAAACTGGAGGTGTTAGTCGAGCGAGTGCTTGACGAACATCGTTGTTTAGCCCATATTCGTTGCTCAAAAGCACCTAAAGAAGGTTCAACCATTATTTTAGGGGAAGATAAGCTAGGAGAAGGAAAGGGCTTTAATGCCACAATGGTTGCTCGTCACGACACCTTATTTGAACTTAGATTTGAAGAGGTACAGCCTTTATTTGAATTATTAGATCGTGCAGGGCATATGCCGTTACCTCCTTATATTGATCGCCCTGATGAAGAGACCGATCAAGAGCGTTACCAAACTGTATACAGTAAAGAATTAGGGGCGGTTGCTGCACCCACTGCGGGACTTCATTTTGATGATGAATTATTAACAAAATTAACGCAAAAAGGCGTTCAAACTGCTTTTGTTACTTTACACGTGGGAGCGGGCACCTTCCAGCCTGTTCGTGTAGAGACTATTGAAGACCATAAAATGCACGTAGAATATGCTGAAGTCAGCCAAGAGGTTGTCGATAAGATTTTAAAAACTAAAGCAAATGGAAAACGTGTTATTGCCGTAGGCACAACCTCTGTTCGCTCTATTGAAAGTGCTGCGCAGCAAGCTGAAAAATCAAATCAACTCATTGAGTCCTTTTTCTCAGACACTTCTATTTTTATTTACCCAGGTAAAACATTCCGAGTGATTGATGCATTACTGACTAATTTTCATTTACCAGAATCTACTTTGATTATGTTAGTGTCTGCCTTTGCTGGATATTCAAATTGTATGCAAGCCTATCAACACGCAGTGGTTCAGCAATACCGTTTCTTCAGCTATGGTGATGCAATGTTTATTGATAAAAATCCCAATGCAATAAATGATGTTCCGTAG
- a CDS encoding gluconeogenesis factor YvcK family protein, translated as MTKKEASFSNYPYLSQLNNVVALGGGHGLGRVLSSISFLENHLTGIVTTTDNGNSTGRIRLNYGGIAWGDLRNCLNQIVATPTVASKVFEYRFKGEGELLGHDLGNLIFTALADMQIRPLDSIKLVRTFLGVKVNLIPMSETPTHLSGILSSGKTVVGEVSIDTLDEAPYQLSLSPNVQAPSSAIQRLNNADLIILGPGSFFTSILPPLLISEIAQAISHSKAKVIFIDNLGKEQGAARNLDLVARIQWLERLIGNNRIDGIITGLNPDVKNTPLPKNITVLTQDLCDNITHYLHDRKKLSLAIDNIIALLNAK; from the coding sequence ATGACTAAAAAAGAAGCGAGTTTTTCTAATTATCCTTATTTATCACAACTAAATAATGTTGTTGCATTGGGTGGCGGACACGGTTTAGGTCGTGTGCTTTCATCGATCTCATTCCTTGAAAACCACCTAACAGGTATTGTCACTACCACTGATAATGGTAATTCAACAGGACGTATCCGTTTAAATTATGGAGGCATTGCTTGGGGTGATTTGCGAAACTGTTTAAATCAAATTGTTGCTACACCAACGGTTGCTTCCAAAGTGTTTGAATACCGTTTTAAAGGAGAGGGCGAGTTATTAGGGCATGATTTAGGTAATCTGATTTTTACTGCCCTAGCAGATATGCAAATACGCCCTTTGGATAGCATTAAATTAGTGCGTACTTTTTTAGGTGTAAAAGTAAATTTAATTCCAATGTCAGAAACTCCTACCCACCTTTCTGGTATTTTATCCTCTGGAAAAACCGTAGTTGGAGAAGTTTCTATTGATACTTTAGATGAAGCGCCTTATCAATTATCTCTCTCTCCAAATGTGCAAGCTCCCTCTTCTGCGATTCAACGTCTAAATAATGCAGATCTCATTATTTTAGGGCCAGGGAGTTTCTTTACAAGTATTTTACCCCCTTTGTTGATTAGTGAGATTGCTCAAGCCATTTCCCATAGCAAGGCAAAGGTGATTTTTATTGATAATCTGGGTAAAGAGCAAGGGGCTGCTAGAAATTTAGATTTAGTCGCACGTATTCAGTGGCTGGAAAGATTGATTGGGAATAACCGTATTGATGGTATTATTACAGGCTTAAATCCTGATGTGAAAAATACTCCTCTTCCTAAAAATATCACTGTACTGACACAAGATCTTTGCGATAATATAACTCATTATTTACACGATCGTAAAAAGTTAAGTCTTGCTATTGATAACATTATCGCACTATTAAACGCAAAATAA
- the glnE gene encoding bifunctional [glutamate--ammonia ligase]-adenylyl-L-tyrosine phosphorylase/[glutamate--ammonia-ligase] adenylyltransferase, with translation MLKTLKLKAQQQLSELFEQHSVPKNLQNLDRITPLITSIAMSDFVFKQIQKQPCLLNTWLSEPPSLKDHTYYIATLTSILFDINDEALFQQELRLFRHREMATLSFLQSNKLASVEQIFNALSQLAESIIVIAKDWLFTRLCEELGTPVNAEEEIQELIILGMGKLGGGELNFSSDIDLIFCYPDHGQTIGGRKSITNQQFFTRLGQRLIQALDQITSDGFVYRTDMRLRPFGETGALVFSFDAMEDYYQEQGRDWERYAMIKAKILGKDDTNLNHRYLAQMLRPFVYRRYLDYSAIQSLREMKQNISREVMRRNLTNNIKLGAGGIREIEFIVQTFQMIRGGRNELLRSRRLLESLTALNQLQILTSDQIEQLYNAYIFLRQIENVLQAIDDKQTQTLPTDENNRLRIIFACQQFGQGNHNKKIDYPINDWQSFLLVLEEHQQKVRTIFHQIIGEAEQENDKEDNPILAQWKDILHYPISVEDFNAVITHYPVQPQDYPQLLQILDNTLQEWRKKPIGIRGRRVLYKLMPQLIDMLLQQTDYLILLPRLINIVDKITLRTSYLELLLENKHILPRLILLCGESVMIAEQVARHPMLLDEFILQEKITCLNSQADYQNTLHHYLLRIPQDDEEQLIDGLRQFKQTQLLHIATADIIGELSVMKISDHLTYLAETIIHTVVNMAWKQVAKRFGYPNHLTANECDFTVIAYGKLGGFELGYNSDLDLVFLHQAPINGETVGGKKVISSQQFYLKLAHKINSIFNLNTASGILYDIDMRLRPSGEAGLLVSSFEAYENYQHNDAWTWENQALVRSRCVYGSEKNRQKFEEIRQNVLKKSRTSGHLKEEICKMRQKMYQHFKQTSVNKFNLKTDQGGIVDIEFIAQYLVLNYAYQYPLMAKWSDNVRIFDSAMECNILTKSQGEQLKVCYTTLRNKIHHLNLQRKSSIVDNNDFLSERQFVIDIWNTLLEI, from the coding sequence ATGCTTAAGACTCTCAAACTGAAAGCCCAACAACAACTTTCTGAATTATTCGAACAACATAGTGTTCCTAAAAATTTGCAAAATCTTGATAGAATCACACCGCTTATTACCAGTATTGCGATGTCAGATTTTGTCTTTAAACAGATACAAAAACAGCCCTGTTTATTAAATACGTGGCTCAGTGAGCCTCCTTCTCTTAAAGATCACACATACTATATAGCAACGCTTACTTCAATATTGTTTGATATTAATGACGAAGCGCTTTTTCAACAGGAATTACGTCTATTTCGCCACCGTGAAATGGCCACCCTGAGTTTTTTACAATCCAATAAATTGGCTTCTGTCGAGCAAATATTTAATGCCCTATCTCAATTGGCTGAGTCTATTATTGTCATAGCAAAAGACTGGCTCTTTACACGATTATGTGAAGAGTTAGGCACTCCTGTAAATGCAGAAGAAGAAATTCAAGAACTGATTATTTTAGGTATGGGAAAATTAGGTGGTGGTGAACTCAATTTTTCATCCGATATTGACTTGATTTTCTGTTACCCTGATCACGGTCAAACAATTGGGGGACGTAAATCTATTACCAATCAGCAGTTTTTTACTCGTTTAGGACAACGACTGATTCAAGCCTTAGATCAAATTACCAGTGATGGTTTTGTATATCGTACAGATATGCGATTACGTCCTTTTGGCGAAACAGGTGCATTAGTCTTTAGTTTTGATGCAATGGAAGATTACTATCAAGAGCAAGGACGAGACTGGGAGCGCTACGCAATGATTAAGGCAAAAATATTAGGCAAAGATGACACTAACCTTAACCATCGCTATCTTGCTCAAATGCTACGCCCTTTTGTTTATCGCCGTTATTTAGATTACAGTGCTATTCAATCTCTACGAGAAATGAAACAAAATATTAGCCGTGAAGTTATGCGTCGAAATTTAACTAATAACATAAAATTAGGCGCCGGAGGCATTCGTGAAATAGAATTTATTGTGCAGACTTTTCAAATGATTCGAGGAGGTAGAAATGAATTACTTCGTTCTCGACGCTTATTAGAAAGCCTTACCGCCTTGAATCAATTGCAAATTTTAACATCAGATCAAATTGAACAACTTTACAATGCCTATATTTTTTTACGTCAAATTGAAAATGTGTTGCAAGCAATTGATGATAAACAAACTCAAACTCTACCTACCGATGAGAATAATCGCTTACGCATTATTTTTGCCTGCCAACAATTTGGTCAAGGTAATCATAATAAAAAAATTGATTATCCTATCAATGATTGGCAGAGTTTTCTGCTCGTTTTAGAAGAACATCAACAAAAGGTAAGAACCATTTTCCATCAAATTATTGGTGAAGCAGAACAAGAAAACGATAAAGAAGACAATCCCATTTTAGCGCAATGGAAAGATATATTGCACTACCCTATTTCAGTAGAGGATTTTAATGCGGTCATCACACATTACCCTGTTCAACCACAGGATTATCCACAATTATTACAAATATTAGATAACACCTTGCAAGAATGGCGAAAAAAACCTATTGGCATAAGGGGACGCAGGGTTTTATATAAACTAATGCCACAACTTATAGATATGCTTCTTCAACAAACTGATTATCTTATTTTATTACCAAGACTTATCAATATTGTTGATAAAATTACATTAAGAACCTCTTATTTAGAGCTGTTATTAGAAAATAAACATATTTTACCTCGTCTCATTTTACTCTGTGGTGAATCTGTGATGATTGCAGAACAAGTTGCTCGCCACCCAATGTTGCTCGATGAATTTATTCTACAAGAGAAAATTACTTGTCTTAATTCTCAAGCAGACTATCAAAATACATTACACCACTATCTACTGCGTATTCCACAAGATGATGAAGAACAACTTATTGATGGTTTACGTCAATTTAAACAAACTCAACTGCTTCATATCGCTACCGCTGATATTATTGGTGAACTATCCGTAATGAAAATTAGTGATCATCTCACCTATCTTGCAGAAACCATTATTCATACTGTCGTTAATATGGCTTGGAAACAAGTGGCTAAACGCTTTGGTTATCCCAATCATTTAACCGCCAATGAATGTGATTTCACAGTGATTGCTTATGGAAAATTAGGTGGGTTTGAGTTAGGTTATAACTCTGATTTAGATTTAGTTTTTCTACATCAAGCGCCTATAAATGGTGAAACTGTTGGTGGAAAAAAAGTTATTTCTAGCCAACAATTTTACTTAAAATTAGCTCATAAAATTAATAGCATTTTTAATCTAAATACTGCTTCTGGCATATTATATGATATCGATATGCGGTTAAGACCTTCTGGTGAAGCAGGACTTTTAGTTAGCTCTTTTGAGGCTTATGAAAATTATCAACATAATGATGCTTGGACTTGGGAGAATCAAGCTTTAGTCCGTAGCCGATGTGTTTATGGCTCTGAGAAAAATCGTCAAAAATTTGAGGAAATTCGTCAAAATGTACTTAAAAAATCTCGTACAAGCGGTCACTTAAAAGAAGAAATTTGCAAAATGCGACAAAAAATGTATCAACATTTCAAACAAACTTCTGTAAATAAATTTAATTTAAAGACCGATCAAGGAGGCATTGTCGATATAGAGTTTATTGCTCAATATCTCGTGCTTAATTATGCATACCAATACCCTTTAATGGCAAAATGGTCTGATAATGTGAGGATTTTTGATTCTGCTATGGAATGTAACATTTTGACAAAATCACAAGGTGAACAACTTAAAGTATGTTACACAACATTACGTAATAAAATTCATCATCTTAATTTACAAAGAAAAAGCAGTATTGTTGATAACAATGATTTTCTCTCAGAAAGACAATTTGTTATTGATATATGGAATACCTTACTAGAAATATAA
- a CDS encoding alternative ribosome-rescue factor A, producing MTKLNYDHQRGEIKESVIKAMVTDPLFRTRIVKSKKGKGSYQRKEKHRKAYSKGESPFKQVLVRIYLNGLF from the coding sequence ATGACTAAATTAAATTACGATCACCAACGAGGTGAGATAAAAGAGAGTGTTATTAAAGCGATGGTCACAGACCCTTTATTTAGAACACGAATAGTAAAAAGTAAGAAAGGAAAAGGAAGCTACCAACGTAAAGAAAAACATCGTAAAGCATACAGCAAAGGGGAAAGCCCATTTAAACAGGTTCTAGTTAGAATTTATTTAAATGGGCTTTTTTAA
- a CDS encoding class I SAM-dependent methyltransferase, translated as MEQDKLGHNFLARLGKAHLRPGGRVANDWLIANGDFNKEKKVLNIACNSGDTAIALATKFGCNVTGIDLDEEALEKARHTVTENKKVSDLVEFVQGDIIQLPFSDNQFDIIVNEVMLTLLPLEMKQQALTEYLRVLKPNGLLLTHDIMLETKDEAEDVIAELEDVMNATIAPLTKSEWKENFKQCGFRNVDTFSGEISLFSPKGLIDYQGFAGVLKIIGRALKTKNHKSFIKMLKAFRDAENKLEFIAICSQK; from the coding sequence ATGGAACAAGATAAGCTAGGGCATAATTTTTTAGCTCGTTTAGGTAAAGCTCACTTACGTCCTGGTGGGCGAGTAGCTAATGATTGGCTAATTGCAAATGGTGATTTTAATAAAGAAAAGAAAGTATTGAACATTGCTTGTAATAGCGGTGATACGGCAATTGCCCTTGCAACAAAATTTGGTTGTAATGTCACTGGTATTGATTTAGATGAAGAGGCACTGGAAAAAGCACGTCATACTGTTACTGAAAATAAAAAAGTCTCAGATTTAGTCGAATTTGTGCAAGGTGATATTATTCAGTTACCTTTTTCAGATAATCAGTTTGATATTATTGTCAATGAAGTAATGTTAACTTTATTACCTTTGGAAATGAAACAACAAGCATTAACTGAATATTTGCGAGTGTTAAAACCCAATGGTCTGTTACTGACTCACGATATTATGTTAGAAACGAAAGATGAAGCAGAGGATGTTATTGCAGAATTAGAAGATGTAATGAATGCAACTATCGCACCCTTGACCAAATCAGAGTGGAAAGAAAATTTTAAACAATGTGGTTTTCGTAATGTTGATACATTTTCTGGCGAAATTTCATTATTTTCTCCAAAAGGTTTAATTGATTATCAAGGTTTTGCTGGTGTATTAAAAATCATCGGCAGAGCATTAAAAACTAAAAATCACAAATCTTTTATTAAAATGTTAAAAGCATTCCGTGATGCTGAAAATAAACTCGAATTTATTGCGATTTGTAGTCAAAAATAA
- a CDS encoding YgjV family protein encodes MDYIEILGYVAMVTVSCSFLLKDVIKLRFVNAIGCTLFVIYGLLLKSYPVAGLNIFVACINSYYIIKAFKAKT; translated from the coding sequence ATGGATTATATTGAAATATTAGGTTATGTAGCAATGGTGACTGTTTCTTGTTCTTTTTTACTAAAAGATGTTATTAAGTTACGTTTTGTAAATGCTATTGGGTGTACCTTATTTGTGATTTATGGGCTTTTACTTAAATCCTATCCAGTTGCTGGTTTAAATATTTTTGTTGCTTGCATTAATAGTTATTATATTATAAAAGCGTTTAAAGCAAAAACATAA
- the truA gene encoding tRNA pseudouridine(38-40) synthase TruA yields the protein MKIALGIEYDGSRYFGWQKQRSVVSVQQQLEKALSIIANSPVEVFCAGRTDSGVHGTGQVVHFATEAERPLKSWCFGTNAHLPDDIAVKWSVEVSSDFHARFSATARRYRYIIYNNNLRSAILPKGVSHYTMPLDHQKMHKAGQFLLGENDFSSFRASQCQSNSPNRNVHHLNVTRLGQFVVIDIQANAFVHHMVRNIVGSLIEVGCSNQPIEWIKWLLEQKNRQLAAPTAKAAGLYLVDVHYPEQFNIPKTPLGPLFL from the coding sequence ATGAAAATTGCATTAGGTATTGAGTATGACGGTAGCCGTTATTTTGGTTGGCAAAAACAGCGATCCGTTGTGAGTGTTCAACAACAATTAGAAAAAGCGTTATCCATTATTGCCAATTCTCCAGTAGAGGTGTTTTGTGCAGGGCGTACTGACTCGGGAGTTCATGGGACGGGGCAAGTGGTACATTTTGCAACAGAGGCGGAACGCCCTTTAAAGAGTTGGTGTTTTGGTACTAATGCGCATCTGCCTGATGATATTGCTGTAAAATGGTCTGTTGAGGTTTCTTCTGATTTCCATGCTCGCTTTAGTGCTACTGCTCGTCGCTATCGCTATATTATTTATAATAATAACCTCCGTTCTGCAATTCTTCCTAAAGGAGTATCTCATTACACTATGCCTTTAGATCATCAAAAAATGCACAAGGCAGGACAATTTTTATTAGGTGAAAATGATTTTAGCTCGTTTCGTGCCTCACAATGTCAATCTAATAGTCCTAATCGCAATGTACATCATTTGAATGTCACTCGTCTTGGGCAATTTGTTGTCATTGATATTCAAGCAAATGCTTTTGTTCATCATATGGTAAGAAATATTGTAGGAAGCCTAATTGAAGTGGGTTGTAGTAATCAGCCTATTGAATGGATCAAATGGTTATTAGAGCAAAAAAACCGCCAACTCGCTGCTCCAACAGCTAAAGCAGCAGGGCTTTATTTGGTCGATGTCCATTATCCAGAGCAATTTAATATACCCAAAACACCTTTAGGGCCATTATTTTTATAA